A section of the Paenibacillus aurantius genome encodes:
- a CDS encoding cadherin-like beta sandwich domain-containing protein, which produces MIKGKRFLVRKAKVSILLFLSFLIALGSFGLVPQPVLASGAVTLDAPADGANVPIGSLRVSGTYSDAFGVKLFINGERQVSAVMNDPDGDDNGSWYYDLDTTMYHGEVKLNAMATDNLTRYGVWSPTIVIHVNNASAQEPQVTIVSPGDGASVSGLVEVKVRVYSPNPINSLQVRINGGPWRSAVKNGSDYVYSWDTRDIGDKTSSIEAKAIDSLGHIGRSLTTYAKVGAGTHEPFFMKRQDRAMWIWESETYKLLLNPGSRTVLDAFSKDTDTFNSDPVTTFYLAVGPFAGMNILEDDPDKLRDFIAWAHSQGYQVYACIAGGTSPPYMGAYAAYHDKAIREMESIINYNISSGENEKFDGINVDIEPYISPDFKNQYPSLQLQYLDGMRKMIGRRDAAGINLPFGPAIPKWFDTSPLAESITWNGSTKWLSEHVQDLSDYISIMDYRDTADGSAGIIAGGEGEISYAEKIGKPNSVVLGVETLDIANSGDPETITFREEGRTHMEAELDKVYTAFAGSSSFGGIAMHHYDSVRLLPSYWGPSGTFWSAPTDTVAPTEVSAGPTAKAVSYQQIDISFGMAHDNTDIDRYVIYRGTVSGFTPGPESMAGTARGQSFSDTGLLPNTTYFYKVAAKDLKGNIGPASKEVFATTADTSLRPLILTNLFVSYTGSSAAASMRAVDPATGNPVPAAAIEGRFTYAGGKYTSGVADATGRITLTSEAIPSGRQVGFEPRRVAASGYYWAQAYDRPHTTALYPQAGLSGLSLSAGSLSPLFSPNTTRYTMTVPASTSVISVTPTVAVPGSTVEVNGKAAASGQATQPIPLAVGDNTVFVIVTGPDGFKDTYNLTVTRAVPIDNEFRAAEDTYVFENAPAANYGSAETLDIADVPRAAGGGDRMSYLKFDLAGYTDPVQTVVMRVYVPTPPSAPLDVHAAGFDGDNWSEQVMNWNNRLLAGTQPLGTLHVTKAGWYSLDVTNFIKNQLALDKKATIRLMDPNTRNLLVSVSSRENFAVAPYLILNPSSDATLTLLTTSQGELSPEFSSGVFDYSVKLTRHQSTVRVTPVTAESHALISVNDKPVKSGQASDIIPLAEGSNAVTIRVTAQDGVVQTYTITYDNPPNDTTPPVTTALLDGTYRGGWFSSDVTVRLTSSDDLSGVDRTEFSLDSGRTWRQYATPVAVTEEGAQTVMYRSIDRAGNVEGPQSVSISIDKTAPEITIIGAGEYTIDQTVLITCTASDNVSGVTYSSCASPLVIAPAYQLPLGTHTITAQAENGAGFTGSASAEYTIRVTLESLINLIRQWLWNPEEAGLAQSFLVKLQQGKLDAFVHEAEAQKGKKLSESRAEWLIKFVKALE; this is translated from the coding sequence ATGATAAAAGGAAAGCGGTTTCTCGTTAGGAAAGCAAAAGTGTCCATTTTACTGTTTCTAAGTTTTTTGATTGCCCTAGGAAGTTTCGGTCTAGTGCCTCAACCCGTACTTGCTTCCGGAGCCGTGACACTGGATGCGCCAGCCGACGGCGCGAACGTCCCCATCGGTTCGCTGCGCGTGTCCGGTACTTACAGCGATGCTTTTGGTGTAAAGCTATTCATCAACGGGGAACGGCAAGTGAGCGCCGTGATGAACGATCCTGACGGAGACGACAATGGTTCTTGGTATTATGACCTGGACACCACTATGTATCATGGTGAAGTGAAGCTGAATGCGATGGCTACGGATAACTTGACGAGATACGGCGTTTGGAGCCCCACTATTGTCATTCATGTAAACAACGCGTCTGCACAGGAACCACAGGTTACGATTGTCAGCCCCGGCGACGGTGCTTCAGTCAGCGGGCTCGTAGAGGTGAAAGTAAGGGTGTACTCTCCGAATCCGATAAACAGCTTACAGGTCCGGATCAACGGCGGCCCTTGGCGGAGCGCGGTAAAGAATGGCTCCGATTATGTATATTCCTGGGATACAAGGGACATCGGTGATAAAACATCCAGCATCGAAGCGAAAGCGATAGACAGCCTGGGGCATATTGGCAGGAGCTTGACAACGTATGCAAAGGTAGGCGCGGGAACTCACGAGCCGTTTTTTATGAAGAGGCAAGATCGGGCGATGTGGATCTGGGAATCGGAAACGTACAAATTGCTGCTAAATCCTGGATCGAGGACTGTTCTGGATGCGTTTTCCAAAGACACCGATACGTTCAACTCCGATCCCGTGACGACGTTTTATTTGGCGGTTGGCCCGTTCGCCGGTATGAATATACTGGAGGATGATCCGGACAAACTGCGGGATTTCATCGCGTGGGCACACAGTCAGGGCTATCAGGTGTATGCATGTATCGCCGGAGGAACGTCTCCCCCTTACATGGGCGCCTACGCCGCTTACCACGATAAAGCAATACGTGAAATGGAAAGCATCATCAACTACAACATCTCTTCGGGCGAAAACGAGAAGTTTGATGGAATCAATGTTGACATCGAGCCCTATATTTCGCCAGATTTCAAAAACCAATATCCCTCCTTACAGCTGCAATATTTGGACGGTATGCGCAAAATGATCGGTCGCCGTGACGCAGCCGGTATCAACCTGCCGTTCGGACCGGCGATCCCGAAATGGTTTGATACTTCGCCGCTGGCCGAAAGTATTACGTGGAACGGTTCCACGAAATGGTTATCCGAGCACGTTCAGGACCTCAGTGACTACATCAGCATTATGGATTATCGCGATACGGCGGACGGGTCAGCCGGCATAATTGCGGGCGGGGAGGGCGAAATCTCTTATGCGGAAAAGATTGGTAAGCCGAATTCCGTGGTGTTAGGCGTCGAAACGCTCGATATCGCAAACAGCGGCGATCCGGAAACGATCACGTTCCGCGAGGAAGGCCGAACGCATATGGAAGCCGAGCTTGATAAAGTTTATACGGCTTTCGCCGGAAGTAGCTCATTCGGCGGAATCGCCATGCATCATTACGATTCGGTCCGATTACTACCGTCCTATTGGGGGCCAAGTGGGACATTTTGGAGCGCACCTACAGACACAGTCGCGCCAACGGAGGTCAGCGCAGGCCCAACAGCGAAAGCCGTGTCCTACCAGCAGATCGATATCTCGTTCGGCATGGCGCACGATAATACCGATATCGATCGGTACGTCATCTATCGTGGCACAGTCAGCGGCTTTACGCCGGGACCGGAAAGCATGGCAGGTACAGCACGAGGACAATCGTTCAGCGATACGGGTCTTCTGCCAAACACAACGTATTTTTACAAAGTAGCTGCCAAGGATTTGAAAGGCAACATAGGCCCGGCTTCAAAGGAAGTGTTTGCGACGACTGCCGATACTTCGTTGAGACCATTAATCCTCACGAATCTGTTTGTCAGCTATACGGGAAGCAGCGCAGCCGCTTCCATGCGCGCCGTTGATCCTGCCACTGGCAACCCGGTACCGGCTGCTGCCATCGAAGGCAGGTTTACCTATGCCGGCGGCAAATATACGAGCGGCGTGGCGGATGCAACGGGACGGATCACCTTAACATCGGAAGCCATTCCATCCGGAAGACAAGTCGGCTTTGAACCCAGACGGGTAGCGGCAAGCGGCTACTATTGGGCGCAAGCCTATGACCGGCCGCATACGACGGCATTATACCCTCAAGCCGGACTGAGCGGCTTATCCCTGAGCGCTGGATCACTTTCGCCGCTGTTTAGCCCAAATACGACACGCTACACGATGACCGTCCCGGCCTCAACAAGTGTGATCTCGGTTACTCCGACTGTGGCCGTACCAGGAAGTACGGTCGAAGTGAACGGGAAGGCGGCGGCAAGTGGTCAAGCAACCCAGCCGATTCCGCTCGCCGTGGGAGATAATACGGTCTTCGTCATCGTGACCGGCCCGGATGGCTTCAAGGACACCTATAACCTAACCGTTACACGTGCTGTACCTATCGATAATGAGTTCCGCGCTGCAGAAGATACGTATGTGTTTGAGAACGCGCCGGCCGCGAACTACGGCAGTGCCGAGACGCTCGATATTGCAGATGTTCCACGTGCCGCTGGCGGCGGTGACCGGATGTCTTATCTTAAGTTTGATCTCGCCGGATACACAGATCCCGTTCAAACGGTCGTGATGAGGGTATACGTTCCGACACCTCCCTCTGCTCCCCTCGACGTTCACGCAGCTGGATTCGACGGGGACAACTGGAGCGAACAGGTAATGAATTGGAACAACCGACTGCTGGCGGGTACCCAGCCACTCGGCACTCTTCATGTGACAAAGGCGGGTTGGTACAGCCTAGATGTGACTAATTTTATAAAAAACCAGCTCGCACTGGACAAAAAAGCGACGATTCGGCTAATGGACCCGAACACAAGGAACCTTCTCGTCTCCGTCAGCAGCCGTGAAAATTTCGCGGTCGCTCCTTATTTGATCCTTAACCCGTCCTCCGATGCGACGCTAACGTTGCTTACGACGAGTCAAGGCGAACTATCGCCGGAATTCTCGTCCGGGGTCTTCGACTACAGCGTCAAGCTGACCAGGCATCAGTCCACCGTAAGAGTCACACCGGTAACAGCAGAGTCCCATGCCTTGATCTCGGTCAATGATAAGCCGGTCAAGAGCGGGCAAGCGTCGGATATCATCCCGCTAGCCGAGGGATCGAATGCCGTTACGATTCGGGTCACAGCGCAAGACGGGGTTGTCCAAACCTATACGATCACGTACGACAATCCGCCAAACGATACGACACCCCCGGTGACAACCGCCTTACTGGACGGCACGTACCGGGGCGGTTGGTTCTCCTCAGACGTTACGGTCAGATTGACGTCGTCGGACGATTTGTCAGGAGTCGATCGGACCGAGTTCAGCCTGGATTCGGGGCGCACCTGGCGTCAGTATGCGACCCCTGTGGCCGTCACCGAAGAAGGGGCGCAAACGGTCATGTATCGTTCGATCGACCGGGCAGGGAATGTGGAAGGACCCCAATCCGTCAGCATCTCCATTGACAAGACGGCACCGGAAATCACGATTATCGGGGCGGGTGAGTATACGATAGACCAGACGGTACTTATTACATGCACTGCCTCCGATAACGTATCAGGCGTCACGTATAGTTCCTGTGCATCACCACTCGTGATTGCTCCTGCGTACCAGCTGCCACTTGGCACCCATACGATAACGGCTCAAGCGGAGAACGGTGCAGGATTTACAGGTTCCGCTTCTGCCGAATACACGATTCGGGTAACGCTGGAAAGCCTGATTAATCTGATCCGACAATGGCTGTGGAATCCGGAGGAGGCAGGGCTGGCACAATCTTTTCTCGTGAAGCTCCAGCAAGGAAAGCTAGACGCTTTCGTGCACGAAGCTGAAGCACAGAAGGGCAAGAAGCTGTCCGAGAGCCGGGCCGAATGGCTCATTAAATTTGTAAAAGCATTGGAATGA
- a CDS encoding TetR/AcrR family transcriptional regulator: MTQTNNPAERNYDERREQIKKAALKVFAGRGIAGTKISMIAAEAGISQGLTYRYFQSKEELFTLLVQEAIDEAQTAIRNVPLLPGTPLEQFKELTRNMLDDTHKHYFLLIQHAQTSEGVPEQAKRAVSRYHPQDTMDLLVPIFVKGQELGEFGEGDPRQLLFLYFSVVTGLMIQEIHVGDGYWQREVDRLIKLLT; this comes from the coding sequence ATGACGCAAACGAACAACCCGGCGGAACGCAACTATGACGAACGGAGAGAGCAGATTAAAAAGGCTGCGCTCAAAGTGTTCGCCGGCCGGGGAATCGCCGGCACGAAGATAAGCATGATTGCCGCCGAAGCCGGCATTAGCCAAGGTCTCACCTACCGCTATTTTCAGTCCAAGGAAGAGCTGTTTACGCTGCTCGTCCAGGAGGCCATTGATGAGGCACAAACGGCGATTCGGAATGTTCCTTTACTTCCCGGAACCCCGCTTGAACAGTTCAAAGAGCTGACACGGAATATGCTGGACGATACCCACAAGCACTACTTCCTGCTCATTCAGCATGCGCAGACGTCGGAAGGAGTGCCGGAGCAAGCCAAACGGGCAGTCTCCAGGTATCACCCCCAGGATACGATGGATTTACTGGTACCTATTTTTGTGAAAGGACAGGAACTCGGTGAATTCGGCGAGGGTGATCCACGGCAGCTGCTCTTCCTCTATTTTTCCGTCGTCACCGGGCTGATGATCCAAGAGATTCATGTAGGCGATGGGTATTGGCAGCGGGAAGTGGACCGTTTGATCAAGCTCCTGACTTGA
- a CDS encoding SDR family oxidoreductase produces the protein MSERMKNKAWSVQGKYVLITGATSGIGLAAAKELAIRGADLGIVARSQVKANETAEKLRTLTGGNTKVDVFLADLTDQRSIRRVASEILARCPRIDVLINNAGAMFVKRILTKDGMEKTWAVNHLAPFLLTTLLLDRIRMSGEARIITTSSHGHKMAKKGIAFDDLTAMKRYSFPQVLMGGANFRYGETKLANILFTTELARLLEGTGVVANCLDPGLVATNFNQGNGMLARMTMAVMKRFSRTPEKGAETLVWLADSNEINGESGRYYFDMKEAIPTAPASSREAARKLWEVSESQTRNSSI, from the coding sequence ATGAGCGAAAGAATGAAAAATAAAGCATGGAGCGTGCAGGGCAAATATGTGCTCATTACGGGGGCAACCAGCGGCATCGGGCTGGCAGCGGCCAAGGAACTGGCGATTCGAGGAGCCGACTTGGGAATCGTGGCGCGAAGCCAGGTTAAGGCGAACGAGACAGCCGAAAAGCTCCGAACTCTTACTGGCGGCAATACGAAAGTGGACGTCTTCCTGGCAGACCTAACGGATCAGCGGTCGATTCGCCGCGTCGCTTCCGAAATTTTGGCCCGGTGTCCCCGCATCGACGTGCTGATTAACAACGCCGGTGCGATGTTCGTCAAGCGGATACTGACCAAGGACGGCATGGAGAAAACTTGGGCGGTTAACCATCTCGCCCCCTTCCTGCTGACGACACTGCTCCTAGACCGGATCAGGATGAGCGGCGAAGCCCGGATCATCACGACTTCTTCCCACGGACACAAGATGGCGAAGAAAGGCATCGCTTTCGACGACTTAACCGCCATGAAACGCTATAGCTTCCCGCAAGTCCTAATGGGAGGGGCCAACTTCCGATACGGAGAGACGAAGTTAGCGAATATTTTGTTCACTACCGAGCTGGCCCGCCTCCTTGAGGGAACCGGAGTTGTCGCTAATTGCTTAGATCCTGGGCTTGTCGCTACCAATTTCAATCAGGGCAACGGCATGCTGGCGCGGATGACCATGGCGGTCATGAAGCGGTTTTCCCGAACGCCGGAAAAAGGAGCCGAGACGCTTGTCTGGCTGGCGGATTCGAACGAAATCAACGGAGAGAGCGGACGGTACTATTTCGATATGAAGGAGGCTATTCCCACGGCTCCGGCCAGCAGCCGGGAAGCTGCACGAAAGTTATGGGAAGTCAGCGAAAGTCAAACCCGGAACTCGAGTATATAA
- a CDS encoding MerR family transcriptional regulator, protein MKYYSIGEASAKYNIPESTLRYYEKKGMLPLIERDDAGRRLFSERQMALVEAIICLKNTHMPISSIRQYMEWIVEGEATIESRLDMMKKHKQRVLDEIALLTEYLPGIDAKIDRYIKQIEEERP, encoded by the coding sequence ATGAAGTATTATTCCATCGGCGAAGCTTCAGCCAAATATAATATTCCAGAATCAACATTGCGTTATTATGAAAAAAAAGGAATGCTGCCGCTAATCGAGCGTGATGATGCGGGCAGGCGCTTATTTTCGGAACGTCAAATGGCGCTCGTTGAAGCTATTATTTGCTTAAAAAACACGCACATGCCAATAAGCAGCATTCGACAGTATATGGAATGGATCGTGGAAGGAGAAGCCACTATTGAAAGCCGGCTTGACATGATGAAGAAACATAAGCAAAGAGTGCTGGATGAGATTGCATTGTTGACCGAATACTTACCGGGAATTGATGCAAAAATTGATCGCTATATCAAACAAATTGAGGAGGAACGACCGTGA
- a CDS encoding SDR family oxidoreductase: MKLIGNTILITGGGSGIGLAFAERFIKTGNKVIVCGRRENVLQQAKEKVPNLITRVCDLEMESERVALFDWVTANFPDVNVLVNNAGIQLRYNVLKADARDNWSYFSKEITTNLEAPCHLSMLFAIYFAAKETAAIINVTSGLAFTPFAIAPIYSATKAALHSFTISLRHQLSETSVKVIEVAPPAVNTSLGGAGLHTQGEPLDAFSDGIFNDLAEGKMEIGYGTSVARLRMSRDEIDVYAEKLYQATKNLIE, from the coding sequence GTGAAGCTTATAGGAAATACAATCCTGATTACCGGAGGAGGTTCTGGAATCGGGTTGGCATTTGCCGAAAGATTTATAAAAACCGGGAATAAAGTAATTGTTTGCGGCCGACGCGAAAATGTACTTCAACAAGCGAAAGAAAAAGTTCCCAATCTCATCACTCGTGTATGCGATTTGGAAATGGAATCCGAGCGGGTAGCGTTGTTTGACTGGGTAACTGCGAACTTTCCGGACGTGAACGTGTTGGTGAATAATGCCGGCATTCAGCTGCGTTATAATGTACTTAAAGCGGATGCGAGAGACAATTGGAGCTATTTTAGTAAAGAAATTACTACGAATCTTGAAGCCCCTTGCCATCTGTCCATGCTTTTCGCTATTTATTTTGCAGCAAAAGAAACAGCGGCGATCATTAACGTCACATCCGGACTGGCTTTTACACCGTTTGCGATTGCTCCGATTTATTCAGCAACCAAAGCAGCGCTTCATTCATTCACCATAAGCCTAAGACACCAGCTTTCCGAAACATCTGTTAAAGTCATTGAAGTTGCTCCTCCAGCGGTAAATACATCTTTAGGAGGGGCAGGATTGCATACGCAAGGAGAACCGCTAGATGCTTTCTCAGATGGGATTTTCAATGATTTAGCTGAGGGTAAAATGGAAATCGGGTATGGTACTTCTGTGGCTCGCTTACGCATGTCCCGAGACGAAATAGACGTATACGCGGAAAAGCTGTATCAGGCAACGAAAAACCTAATTGAATGA
- a CDS encoding SDR family oxidoreductase, which translates to MNRKRLEGRIAIVTGASRGIGKGIALRLAAEGALVAVHYGTRRDAAEDTISAIEEAGGSAFVVGAELDSLSGVDRLLQILDEELIRRTGSNQFDILVNNAGIGTSSSFIETSEEDFDRLFSVNVKAPFFLVQQSLGRLRDGGRIINISSGVTRIAYPHIMTYNLTKGALNTFTLHLAQLLGPRGITVNAVMPGIVDTDVNASWLHTPDGHKHAVEMSALGRVGEPSDIADIVAFTASPDGRWVTGQMLDATGGSHL; encoded by the coding sequence ATGAATAGGAAGCGTTTGGAAGGTCGAATCGCAATCGTCACGGGAGCCAGCCGAGGGATCGGGAAAGGGATTGCGCTGCGTCTCGCCGCTGAAGGTGCGCTTGTCGCCGTACATTACGGCACACGGAGGGACGCGGCGGAGGATACGATCTCCGCGATCGAAGAGGCGGGCGGCTCAGCCTTTGTCGTCGGTGCAGAGCTGGACTCCCTAAGCGGAGTCGATCGGCTCCTTCAGATCTTGGATGAGGAACTCATTCGCAGGACAGGCAGCAACCAATTCGATATTTTGGTCAACAATGCCGGTATCGGCACATCCTCCTCATTTATAGAGACGAGCGAAGAGGACTTCGATCGTCTGTTCTCGGTCAACGTCAAAGCGCCTTTTTTTCTCGTCCAGCAATCGCTTGGACGCTTGCGTGACGGTGGTCGCATCATCAACATCTCATCCGGAGTGACACGTATTGCCTATCCTCATATCATGACCTACAATTTAACCAAAGGAGCGCTGAATACATTCACCTTGCACCTGGCACAGCTTCTGGGGCCGCGGGGCATTACCGTGAACGCAGTCATGCCCGGCATCGTTGATACGGACGTCAACGCGTCATGGCTGCACACGCCCGATGGCCATAAGCATGCCGTAGAGATGTCGGCGCTTGGACGCGTCGGCGAGCCCTCGGATATCGCGGACATCGTCGCGTTCACGGCGTCCCCGGACGGCCGATGGGTAACGGGACAGATGCTGGATGCGACCGGCGGATCGCATCTGTAA